The region CCCTCCCCGGAGGAGGCGTCGCCGGGGCGGTGCACGCTCGGGATCCGCACCAGCTCCCGGGCGAGCCGGACCAGCTCCCCGCGGTCGATGCGGCGCAGCACGTCCTCCAGCATGCCCTCCGCCCCCTCCGCGGGGCGGCGCTCCGCCGTGCTCAAAAGCAGAACCCTCCCGGATCACCCCCGTGCCACGGCGCAAGCAGATTAGCAGCGGCGCGGGCCCCCGCGCAAGCTCCTTCAGGCGGCGGGGCCCGCGGCCGTCGCCTCCTCCACCTCCTCCAGGGACCGGTCGTGGCGCACCAGCAGGACCAGCAGGCCGGCCAGGAGGATCAGGGCGGCGAGGAACAGCATCGCCCCGTAGTTCGCCCCGGCCAGCTCCCGGATGTAGCCCACCACGTAGGGGCCGACGAAGCCGCCCAGGTTCCCCACCGAGTTGATGAGCGCGATCCCGGCCGCCGCAGCCGTCCCGGAGAGAAAGGCGGCGGGCAGCGTCCAGAAGGTGCCCAGGCAGCTGTAGATCCCGAGCGCCGCCAGCGTGAGCACCGCCATCTGGAGCACCGCCGAGCCGCCGGCGGGGCCGGTGAGCGCCATCCCGAGCGCCGCCAGCGCCGCCGGGACGGCCAGGTGCCAGCGGCGCTCCCCCGTGCGGTCCGAGTGCCAGGCGAAGAGGACCATCCCGACGGCGGCCGCCAGGTAGGGGATCGCAGAGAGCAGGCCCACCAGGAACTCGTCGAGGCCCGAGAACTCCTCGATGATCGTGGGCAGCCAGAACGAGATGCCGTAGAGGCTCGTCACTATCCCGAAGTACACCAGCGAGAGCAGCCAGACCCGCCCGTTGGTCAGCGCCCGGCGGAGGGTGTGCTCGCCGTGGGCGCGTTTGATCCGGTTCTCCCGCTCGAGCATCGCCTCCAGCCAGCGCCTCTCCTCCGGCTCCAGCCAGCGGGCCTGGGCGGGCCTGTCCGGGAGGTAGGCCAGCACCGCAAACCCCAGCAGGATGGCGGGGATCCCCTCCGCCAGGAACAGGAACTGCCAGCCCGCGAGGCCCAAGAACCCGTCGAAGGTCAGCAGCCAGCCGGAGAGCGGCCCCCCGATCACCCCGGCGATGGCGACCGCGGTCATGAAGAGGGCGACCATCTTGGCCCGCTCGCGCGCCGGGAACCAGTAGGTCAGGTAGAGGATCATGCCCGGGAAGAACCCGGCCTCGGCCACCCCCAGCAGAAAGCGCAGGACGTAGAAGCTCAGCGGGCCCTGCACCAGGAACATCGCCGAGGAGATGATGCCCCAGGTGATCATGATCCGCGCGATCCAGACCCGCGCCCCCACCCTCTCGAGGATGAGGTTGCTCGGCACCTCGAAGAGCAGGTACCCGATAAAGAAGATGCCGGCCCCGAGCCCGTAGACGGCGTCGGAGAAGCCCAGATCCTCGTTCATCTGCAGCGCGGCGTAGCCCACGTTGACCCGGTCGAGGAACGCCACGATGTACAGCACGAACATGAAGGGGATGAGCCGCGCGGCCGCCTTCGCGAGCGCCCGCCGCCCGACAGCAGCGTCGTTGACCGCTCCTTCCAAGAGAAGCACCTCCCGCCCTCGAAAAAGAGAACCCTGCGGACGGGCGGCAGCTTAGCAGCCCGAAAAGAAGCCGTTCAAGCTCCCCTCAGAGCTCCTGCAGCCGCGCCTCGGGCGTGATGATCTCGGGGTCTACGAGCACGTCCACGAGCGCCGGGCGCCCGGCGCAAAGCGCCTCCCGGAAGGCGTCCTTAAGCTCCCCCTCCTCCCGCACCGCGTACCCCGCGGCCCCCAGGCTGCGCGCGTAGGCCGCAAGGTCCACCTCCCCTATCTCCACCCCCGCCGTCCGCCCCAGGGCCTTCAGCTGGTGCATGGCTATGGTGCCGTGCAGCCCGTTGCGGAAGACCACCACCGCCACCGAGACCCCGTAGCGCACCGCGCTCTCAAGCTCCTGCCCCGTCATCAAAAAGCCCCCGTCGCCGCACACCGCGACGACGCACCGCTCTGCGGGGAGGACGAGCCCTGCGGCGATGGCCGCGGGCACCCCATACCCCATGGCCCCGTTTGCGGGGGCAAGCTGGGTGCGCGGGCAATCGTAGGACCAGTGGCGGTGCAGGAAGAGCGAGAAGTTGCCCGCGTCGTTCGCCACGACGGCATCCTCCGGCACCGCCTCCCTGAGCGCCGCCACCGCCCTGGCCGGGTCCACCCCGCCACCACGCGCGCGGGAGGGGGGAACGCCGCAGGATTCCAGGTAGGCCCGGCGCGCCTCTTCCCACCCCCTCTCCGGCGCCCTGCGGGGGGCGAGCTCCAGCAGCCCGGCGAGCGCCTCCCTCACGCCGGCGGCCATGGCAACCTCCGCCCGGAAGGGCACCCCCTCCGGCTCGGGGTGGATGAGGATGAGCGCCTGGTCCCGGCGCGGAAGCGCATAGCCCTGGGTCGTGGCCTCATCGAGCCTGCAGCCCGCGCAGAGCACCACATCCGCCCCCTCGAGCGCCCGCAGCACCGGGGGAGGGGTCCCGAGCCCGAGGTGCCCCAGGTAGTTCGCGTGCCCGTTGGGGAAGCGGTCCTGGCGGCGGAAGGCGGTGTAGACCCCCGCGTCGTAGCGCTCGGCCAGCGCCACAAGCTCCCCGCGCGCCTCCCCGGAGAGCTCCCCCGCGATGACCACCGGGCGGCGCGCCGCCCCGAGAAGGCGCGCGGCGCGCCTCACCTCCTGCGCCGGGGGCGCAGGGCGGGCGACGCCGAAGCCCCTCGCCCCCTCCCCTCCGGCAGAGAAAGCGACCTCCTCGCCCAGAACGTCGGCCGGGAGCGCAAGCATCACCGGCCCCGGCCGCCCGGAGACGGCCACCCGCAGCGCCCTCGCGAGCAGCTCCTCCAGCCTCCCCGCCTCGTGCACCGTGGCAGACCACTTCGTCAGCGGGCCGTAGAAGCCCGCAAGGTCCACCTCCTGAAAGGCCTCCCGCCCCAGATGCCCTCTCTCCACCTGCCCCAGCAGGACCACCATCGGCGTCGAGTCCTGCCTCGCGGTGTGCACCCCTATGGCCAGGTTGGAGGCCCCCACCCCCCGCGTGGCCATCGCCACCGCCGGGACGCCCGTAAGCCTCGCCTCCGCCTCGGCCATGAAGGAGGCCCCGGACTCGTGGCGGGTGGAGATGAGGCGCACGTCCGGGTGCCTCTCCGCGGCGTCGAGCACCTCCAGAAAGCTCTCCCCCGGCACGGTGTAGAAGCGCCGCACCCCCGCCACCCCCAGCATCTCCACTATCGCCTCTCCCGCACCCGCCATACGAGAGCCTCCCTCTGCTCTTCCGCGTTTACGCCCCGCGCGGCCCTCGAGGGCCGCGCGGGGGATGTTACCGAAGGCGCGCTAGCCTATCTCGCTCTCCGGCGTGTAGCTCTCCAGCCGGCGCTTCACCGCGTTCAGGAAGCGCAGCGCGGCGCCGCCGTCCAGGATGCGGTGGTCGAAGGAGACCTCCAGGTTCATCATGGAGCGCACCGCGATCGCGTCGTCCTCCAGCACCACCGGGCGCTTCACGATCGCCTCGGCCGAGAGGATCGCCGCCTGCGGGTGGTTGATGATCGGGGTGGAGACCACGCTGCCCAGGGCCCCCGGGTTGTTCACGGTGAAGGTGCCGCCGGAGACGTCGTCCGGGGAGAGCCTCCTCTGGCGGGCCCTGCGCACCACCTCGTCTATCCGGCGGGCGAGCCCCACGATGCCGTAGTCGTCGGCGTCCTTTATGACCGGGACGATGAGCGCCCCCTCCTCCAGGTCCACCGCGATGCCGATGTTGATCCGCTTCCGGAGCACGATCCTGTCGCCGTCCCACACGGAGTTGAGCACGGGGTGCTCCTTGAGGCTCTCCACGACGGCCCGGACGACGAACGGCAGGTAGGTGAGGTTCACCCCCTCCCGGCGGCGGAACTCCTCCTTGCGGGCCTCCCGCAGCCCCACGAGGCCGCTCACGTCCGCCTCCACCAGCGTCCAGGCGTGCGGCGCCTCCCGCTTGCTCCGGCTCATCCGCTCCGCTATGGCCCGCCGCACGCTGGTGACCTCGACGACCTCGTCCCCCTCGTGCACCTCCACCC is a window of Rubrobacter xylanophilus DSM 9941 DNA encoding:
- a CDS encoding MFS transporter; the protein is MEGAVNDAAVGRRALAKAAARLIPFMFVLYIVAFLDRVNVGYAALQMNEDLGFSDAVYGLGAGIFFIGYLLFEVPSNLILERVGARVWIARIMITWGIISSAMFLVQGPLSFYVLRFLLGVAEAGFFPGMILYLTYWFPARERAKMVALFMTAVAIAGVIGGPLSGWLLTFDGFLGLAGWQFLFLAEGIPAILLGFAVLAYLPDRPAQARWLEPEERRWLEAMLERENRIKRAHGEHTLRRALTNGRVWLLSLVYFGIVTSLYGISFWLPTIIEEFSGLDEFLVGLLSAIPYLAAAVGMVLFAWHSDRTGERRWHLAVPAALAALGMALTGPAGGSAVLQMAVLTLAALGIYSCLGTFWTLPAAFLSGTAAAAGIALINSVGNLGGFVGPYVVGYIRELAGANYGAMLFLAALILLAGLLVLLVRHDRSLEEVEEATAAGPAA
- a CDS encoding thiamine pyrophosphate-dependent enzyme — protein: MAGAGEAIVEMLGVAGVRRFYTVPGESFLEVLDAAERHPDVRLISTRHESGASFMAEAEARLTGVPAVAMATRGVGASNLAIGVHTARQDSTPMVVLLGQVERGHLGREAFQEVDLAGFYGPLTKWSATVHEAGRLEELLARALRVAVSGRPGPVMLALPADVLGEEVAFSAGGEGARGFGVARPAPPAQEVRRAARLLGAARRPVVIAGELSGEARGELVALAERYDAGVYTAFRRQDRFPNGHANYLGHLGLGTPPPVLRALEGADVVLCAGCRLDEATTQGYALPRRDQALILIHPEPEGVPFRAEVAMAAGVREALAGLLELAPRRAPERGWEEARRAYLESCGVPPSRARGGGVDPARAVAALREAVPEDAVVANDAGNFSLFLHRHWSYDCPRTQLAPANGAMGYGVPAAIAAGLVLPAERCVVAVCGDGGFLMTGQELESAVRYGVSVAVVVFRNGLHGTIAMHQLKALGRTAGVEIGEVDLAAYARSLGAAGYAVREEGELKDAFREALCAGRPALVDVLVDPEIITPEARLQEL
- a CDS encoding dihydrolipoamide acetyltransferase family protein, yielding MARPITMPQLGESVTEGTIARWLKAEGDEVEKDEPIAEVDTDKVSAELPSPLAGRIERLLVPEGATVEVGTEIALVATGEEPGPDGPAREDARSEGPTEEFPAAGTRAQPVAAGPGESRAAGRGEGDGRGARVPSAEELRLRRSSPVVRRLAAEHGVEISSIRGTGVGGRVTKKDIEAYIREREARPREEAPPRPAPPPPRERVEVHEGDEVVEVTSVRRAIAERMSRSKREAPHAWTLVEADVSGLVGLREARKEEFRRREGVNLTYLPFVVRAVVESLKEHPVLNSVWDGDRIVLRKRINIGIAVDLEEGALIVPVIKDADDYGIVGLARRIDEVVRRARQRRLSPDDVSGGTFTVNNPGALGSVVSTPIINHPQAAILSAEAIVKRPVVLEDDAIAVRSMMNLEVSFDHRILDGGAALRFLNAVKRRLESYTPESEIG